Proteins from one Impatiens glandulifera chromosome 2, dImpGla2.1, whole genome shotgun sequence genomic window:
- the LOC124926692 gene encoding probable carboxylesterase 18, with protein MEITEKSESLPLRTRISLAVISILTDTSCRRDGTVNRRIINFFKYISPANKNSVNGVSTFDVVVDPARKLWYRVFVPTSPAAESSVSIPVIVFFHGGGFAFLSADSKPYDAVCRRFARKIGAVVVSVDYRLTPEHKYPAQYDDGFDVLRFLDEENQFNCLPKNVDLSRCFLAGDSAGANLAHHVALRFSKTNFQRLKVIGLVAIQPFFGGEERTDSELRLSLIVTTKRADFLWKAFLPEEEAVTGGGRDHEVINVSGPRAVDLSSVDRFPPVLVVIGGRDPLQDWQRRYYDWLKKNGKEVELLEYPTMIHAFYVFPELTESGQLIDQVKDFVNRRSGSVAIKDD; from the exons ATGGAAATCACAGAAAAATCTGAATCGCTTCCGTTGAGGACTCGAATCTCTCTCGCCGTAATCTCAATCCTCACTGATACATCTTGCCGGCGAGATGGAACTGTCAACCGCCGCATTATAAACTTCTTTAAATACATATCTCCTGCTAATAAGAATTCCGTCAATGGCGTATCCACCtttgatgttgttgttgatcCTGCACGCAAACTCTGGTATCGCGTCTTCGTTCCTACGTCTCCGGCGGCTGAATCTTCCGTTTCCATTCCGGTTATCGTATTTTTTCACGGCGGAGGATTCGCTTTCTTAAGCGCAGATTCGAAGCCATACGACGCAGTTTGCCGCCGGTTCGCGAGGAAGATCGGCGCCGTAGTCGTCTCTGTTGATTATCGTCTGACGCCGGAACATAAATATCCGGCACAGTACGACGACGGATTTGACGTTCTGAGATTCCTTGACGAAGAGAATCAATTCAACTGCCTACCTAAGAATGTAGATCTGTCTCGTTGCTTTCTTGCCGGTGATAGCGCAGGCGCTAACCTTGCTCACCACGTGGCGTTAAGATTCAGCAAAACAAACTTTCAACGGCTTAAG GTGATAGGATTGGTGGCGATACAACCGTTTTTCGGTGGAGAAGAGAGAACAGATTCAGAATTGAGATTATCTCTGATTGTTACAACTAAGAGAGCAGATTTCTTATGGAAAGCCTTCTTGCCGGAAGAGGAGGCGGTTACGGGAGGAGGAAGGGACCACGAAGTGATAAACGTGAGTGGTCCACGGGCGGTGGACCTATCAAGTGTCGATAGGTTCCCGCCGGTGCTGGTGGTTATCGGCGGACGTGATCCTTTACAGGATTGGCAGCGGCGGTATTATGATTGGCTGAAGAAGAACGGGAAAGAGGTAGAGCTTTTGGAGTATCCAACTATGATTCACGCATTCTATGTGTTTCCAGAATTGACGGAATCGGGGCAGTTAATTGATCAGGTTAAAGATTTCGTAAACCGACGGTCTGGTTCGGTCGCCATTAAAGACGATTGA